The following are encoded together in the Oceanobacillus zhaokaii genome:
- the ypeB gene encoding germination protein YpeB has product MIRWILVVLLALGIAGTAFWGYKEHQEKNEILMQAENTYQRAFHELSYHMDMLHDEIGTVLAMNSDKRLSPQMVEIWRLTSEASSNVGQLPLGLLPFNKTEELLSNIGDFSYKTAVRNLDDKPLTDEEMQTLEKLYTQSGDIKDELRRVQNIAMNNNLRWMDVQLAIADGDEQTDNSIIDGLKTVEKSVEGFSTTNVDNSVIGGNSSLKDHQYELILTSDNVTENEALRISQKLFNTKENDKITISESGEGANIPLYSTSFQSDRMNAYMDMTKQGGHPITLLIDRPVNDKKISLNEGSKKAKAYVDDLEFQSMELFQSTEYGNIGAYSFLYNQDGVRVFSDAIELKVALDNGEIIGLTAKNYLMNHKKREIETPAISEEEAREFVNPNVNIQEHFLAIIDNDFGEEVLVHEFLGVLGNDTYRIFINAMDGVEEKVEKLGGTEVNYQSTL; this is encoded by the coding sequence ATGATTCGGTGGATACTAGTAGTACTTCTTGCCCTTGGAATTGCGGGCACTGCCTTTTGGGGCTATAAAGAACACCAAGAAAAGAATGAAATTCTAATGCAGGCAGAAAATACGTACCAACGTGCTTTTCATGAGCTAAGTTATCATATGGACATGCTGCATGACGAGATTGGTACCGTACTCGCAATGAATTCTGATAAACGATTGTCTCCACAAATGGTTGAAATATGGAGATTAACTTCTGAAGCATCATCTAATGTCGGGCAATTACCATTAGGATTACTACCTTTTAATAAAACAGAAGAATTACTATCAAATATCGGTGATTTTTCTTATAAAACAGCAGTTAGAAATTTAGATGATAAACCATTAACCGATGAAGAAATGCAAACATTAGAGAAACTATATACACAATCTGGTGATATTAAGGATGAATTAAGGCGGGTCCAGAATATTGCGATGAATAATAACTTAAGATGGATGGACGTACAGCTTGCAATTGCAGATGGGGATGAACAAACAGATAATTCGATTATTGATGGGCTTAAAACAGTCGAAAAAAGTGTTGAAGGATTTTCTACAACGAATGTAGATAATTCAGTGATTGGTGGCAATTCTTCTCTGAAGGACCATCAATATGAACTAATCTTAACAAGTGATAATGTAACAGAAAATGAAGCATTAAGAATAAGCCAGAAATTATTTAATACAAAGGAAAACGATAAAATAACTATCTCTGAAAGTGGAGAAGGAGCCAATATTCCACTATATTCTACTTCCTTCCAAAGTGATAGGATGAACGCATATATGGATATGACAAAGCAAGGTGGGCATCCGATTACATTATTAATAGATAGACCAGTTAATGACAAGAAAATAAGTTTAAATGAAGGATCCAAAAAGGCGAAGGCCTATGTAGATGATTTAGAATTTCAGTCAATGGAGTTGTTTCAAAGTACCGAATATGGCAATATAGGCGCATATTCCTTCCTATATAATCAAGACGGTGTCAGAGTATTTTCAGATGCGATTGAATTAAAGGTTGCGCTAGATAATGGAGAAATTATTGGGTTAACCGCAAAGAATTACCTAATGAATCATAAGAAGAGAGAAATTGAAACCCCTGCAATTTCTGAAGAAGAAGCAAGAGAATTTGTAAACCCAAATGTTAACATTCAAGAGCATTTTCTAGCGATTATTGATAATGATTTCGGTGAAGAGGTGTTAGTACATGAATTCTTAGGTGTATTAGGCAATGATACCTATCGAATATTCATAAACGCGATGGATGGTGTTGAAGAAAAAGTTGAGAAATTAGGTGGTACGGAAGTCAATTATCAAAGCACACTTTAG
- the sleB gene encoding spore cortex-lytic enzyme — protein sequence MGCMLVIGFGSVFNPNTSQAFSPQVIQHGATGDDVIELQARLQYLGFYNGKIDGVFGWGTYWALRNFQYEFGLEIDGLAGQTTKNKLVNASNYDESFVKEQIAQGRKFTHYGGVEKEKQSTPKRAANNKGTEKPEPTTNVTSVNVPQGFSQNDIQLMANAVYGEARGEPYEGQVAVAAVILNRVESASFPDTVAGVIFEPRAFTAVADGQIWLTPNERAKEAVIDAINGWDPSANATYYFNPDTATSPWIWTRPQIKKIGKHIFCK from the coding sequence ATGGGCTGTATGTTAGTTATCGGATTTGGTTCAGTATTTAATCCGAATACATCCCAAGCCTTTAGCCCACAAGTTATCCAGCATGGCGCGACGGGGGATGATGTAATTGAATTGCAAGCTAGATTACAATATTTAGGTTTTTATAATGGCAAAATTGACGGAGTTTTCGGATGGGGCACGTACTGGGCATTAAGAAACTTTCAATATGAATTTGGACTAGAAATTGATGGTCTAGCAGGCCAAACAACAAAAAATAAGTTAGTAAATGCCAGTAATTATGATGAATCATTTGTAAAAGAGCAAATTGCTCAAGGTCGTAAGTTTACTCATTATGGTGGGGTAGAGAAAGAAAAACAATCCACTCCTAAGAGGGCTGCAAATAATAAAGGAACAGAAAAGCCAGAACCAACGACAAATGTGACTTCTGTAAATGTTCCACAAGGCTTCTCGCAAAATGATATCCAATTAATGGCAAATGCAGTTTACGGGGAAGCGAGAGGGGAACCATATGAAGGACAGGTAGCAGTTGCTGCGGTCATACTAAATCGGGTCGAGAGCGCATCATTTCCTGATACTGTAGCAGGAGTTATCTTTGAACCAAGAGCTTTCACTGCAGTAGCTGACGGGCAAATTTGGTTAACACCAAATGAAAGGGCTAAAGAAGCGGTAATTGACGCAATCAATGGCTGGGACCCATCAGCAAATGCAACATATTATTTTAATCCTGATACCGCTACTTCTCCTTGGATTTGGACAAGACCACAAATTAAAAAAATCGGTAAGCATATTTTTTGTAAATAG
- a CDS encoding asparaginase, giving the protein MKNILIIHTGGTISMLEDKDTGEVNTTKKHPLLSFKEFLQIHANIEEQIVFDLPSPQITPIHMLQLGKSINHLIEKYDGIVVTHGTDTLEETAYFLDLMLTTKKPIIVTGAMRSSNEIGSDALYNLISSVRVAADENAKNKGVLVVMNDEIHTAEYVTKTSTSNVATFQSPQYGPIGIVTKESIIFNHTIINHSTLTVEALSNHQVILLKAFAGMDQTIIQAIHSINPDGVVIEALGQGNLPDKTIPAIKQMIEKHIPIILVSRCYRGNVQPTYGYNGGGKQLKKIGVIFANGLTGQKARIKLLIALEKTKDFNELQAMFEN; this is encoded by the coding sequence ATGAAAAATATTTTAATTATCCATACAGGTGGAACAATTTCTATGTTGGAAGATAAAGATACTGGTGAAGTTAATACAACAAAAAAACACCCATTACTAAGTTTCAAGGAGTTTTTACAAATCCATGCAAATATTGAGGAACAAATTGTTTTTGATCTACCATCCCCACAAATTACACCAATTCACATGCTTCAATTGGGAAAGAGCATTAATCATTTAATTGAAAAATATGATGGAATTGTTGTGACACATGGTACAGATACTTTAGAAGAAACAGCATATTTCTTAGATTTAATGTTAACTACCAAAAAGCCAATTATCGTTACTGGGGCCATGAGGTCTAGTAATGAAATTGGATCTGATGCTCTTTATAATCTAATTAGCTCTGTTCGGGTTGCTGCGGATGAGAATGCAAAGAATAAGGGTGTATTAGTTGTGATGAACGACGAAATACATACAGCAGAATACGTTACGAAAACTTCAACGAGCAATGTTGCAACTTTTCAAAGTCCACAATATGGACCAATTGGTATTGTTACAAAAGAATCGATTATCTTTAATCATACAATAATAAACCATTCAACTTTAACCGTTGAAGCATTGTCGAATCATCAGGTAATCCTTTTAAAAGCATTCGCAGGGATGGATCAAACAATTATTCAAGCGATTCACTCTATTAATCCTGATGGTGTTGTAATAGAAGCACTCGGCCAAGGGAACCTGCCAGATAAGACGATTCCTGCTATCAAGCAAATGATTGAGAAACATATTCCCATTATCCTTGTTTCAAGATGTTATCGGGGAAATGTACAGCCGACATATGGTTATAATGGTGGAGGAAAACAATTAAAAAAAATAGGTGTTATCTTTGCAAATGGACTTACAGGTCAAAAAGCAAGAATCAAATTATTAATCGCATTAGAAAAAACAAAGGATTTTAACGAGTTACAAGCAATGTTTGAAAACTAA
- a CDS encoding D-alanine--D-alanine ligase family protein, with amino-acid sequence MRIAVLYGGISGEREVSLASGNGIINALKQKGHDVVGIDFNPEKLDEIIHLQVDLVFIGLHGKYGEDGRIQGLLDMLNIPYVGSGVLASALAMDKAKAKKIFEMNHIPVAKSKVFRLTKKMDITAIVQDIEKTFTLPFVIKPNREGSTLGLSIIQDKNEIEKAVENALTSDDTILVEDFIKGKELTVPVLGEIGNEKALPIIEIIPKNAFYDYESKYAPGGSEHIVPASIDERLEKQIQEFAVLAHQSLGCEIYSRVDFILSENNTPIILEVNTLPGMTPTSLFPDSAKAVDLSYEEMIDTFVTLSLKSR; translated from the coding sequence ATGAGAATAGCAGTACTTTATGGTGGGATTTCTGGTGAACGAGAGGTTTCACTAGCTTCAGGAAATGGAATTATCAATGCATTAAAACAAAAAGGACATGATGTAGTCGGAATCGATTTCAATCCAGAGAAATTAGATGAAATCATTCATTTACAAGTTGATTTAGTGTTCATTGGCCTACATGGCAAATATGGTGAGGATGGTAGAATCCAAGGATTATTAGATATGTTAAATATTCCTTATGTAGGTTCTGGAGTACTTGCTTCAGCCCTTGCGATGGACAAAGCCAAAGCAAAAAAGATCTTTGAAATGAATCACATTCCAGTAGCAAAGAGCAAAGTATTTCGTTTAACAAAGAAAATGGATATCACAGCAATTGTGCAAGATATAGAGAAAACATTTACTTTGCCATTTGTAATTAAACCCAATCGAGAAGGATCGACATTAGGACTCTCAATTATTCAAGATAAAAATGAGATAGAGAAGGCCGTTGAGAATGCTTTAACTAGTGATGATACCATATTAGTAGAAGATTTTATTAAAGGAAAGGAACTGACAGTTCCTGTCTTAGGTGAAATAGGTAACGAAAAAGCACTACCAATAATCGAAATTATCCCTAAAAATGCTTTCTATGATTATGAATCTAAATATGCTCCAGGCGGCAGTGAGCATATAGTACCAGCATCAATAGACGAACGCTTGGAAAAGCAAATTCAGGAATTTGCTGTACTTGCCCACCAATCACTTGGCTGTGAAATTTATTCTAGAGTAGATTTTATACTTTCGGAAAATAATACTCCAATTATATTAGAGGTAAATACACTGCCCGGTATGACACCGACAAGTCTATTTCCAGATTCTGCAAAAGCAGTTGATTTAAGTTATGAAGAGATGATTGATACTTTTGTTACTTTATCTTTAAAAAGTCGCTAA
- a CDS encoding Glu/Leu/Phe/Val family dehydrogenase — translation MVADKAVDSADKTQENMDVLTSTRAVIKKALEKLGYPDELYELLKEPLRMMAVRIPVRMDDGAIKVFTGYRAQHNDAVGPTKGGIRFHPDVTADEIKALSIWMSLKSGIVDLPYGGAKGGIICDPRQMSFRELEGLSRGYVRAVSQIVGPTKDIPAPDVFTNSQIMAWMMDEYSRMDEYNSPGFITGKPIVLGGSHGRETATAKGVTIVLKEAAKKKGIDVKGARVIVQGFGNAGSYLSKFLHDAGANVVGISDAYGALYDPDGLDIDYLLDRRDSFGTVTKLFNTTISNKELLERECDIIVPAAVENQITEENAPKIKASIIVEAANGPTTMGATKLLTERGILLVPDVLASAGGVTVSYFEWVQNNQGYYWSEEEIDDKLHEIMIRSFNSIYDLAESRRVDMRLAAYMIGVRKMAEASRFRGWV, via the coding sequence ATGGTTGCCGACAAAGCAGTTGATTCTGCAGATAAAACACAAGAAAACATGGATGTATTAACTTCAACACGTGCAGTTATAAAAAAAGCTTTAGAAAAATTAGGTTATCCTGATGAATTATATGAACTATTAAAAGAGCCTTTAAGAATGATGGCTGTTAGAATTCCAGTTCGAATGGACGATGGGGCGATTAAAGTCTTTACAGGATACCGTGCACAGCATAACGATGCTGTTGGACCTACAAAAGGGGGAATTCGATTCCACCCGGATGTAACAGCTGATGAGATTAAAGCATTATCGATTTGGATGAGTTTAAAATCAGGAATTGTAGACCTTCCATACGGTGGGGCAAAGGGTGGCATCATCTGTGATCCACGTCAAATGTCATTCCGTGAATTAGAAGGATTAAGTCGTGGCTATGTTCGTGCAGTAAGTCAAATCGTAGGTCCGACAAAGGATATTCCTGCACCAGATGTATTTACAAACTCACAAATAATGGCATGGATGATGGATGAGTACAGTCGAATGGACGAGTATAATAGCCCAGGTTTTATTACGGGAAAACCGATTGTTCTTGGTGGATCACATGGCAGAGAAACTGCAACCGCAAAAGGGGTTACAATTGTCCTTAAGGAAGCAGCTAAGAAAAAAGGAATCGATGTAAAAGGTGCTCGTGTCATTGTACAAGGATTCGGTAATGCAGGGAGCTACTTATCTAAGTTCTTACATGATGCAGGAGCAAACGTTGTCGGGATTTCTGATGCATATGGTGCATTGTATGATCCAGACGGACTTGATATTGATTATTTACTCGATAGAAGAGATAGCTTTGGAACTGTGACAAAGCTATTTAATACTACAATTTCCAATAAAGAATTACTTGAGCGTGAATGTGATATTATTGTACCAGCAGCAGTTGAAAATCAAATAACGGAAGAAAATGCGCCAAAAATAAAAGCTAGTATCATTGTGGAAGCGGCTAATGGTCCGACAACAATGGGGGCGACGAAGCTTCTTACCGAGCGTGGCATATTACTAGTGCCTGACGTATTAGCCTCTGCCGGTGGGGTGACGGTTTCTTACTTCGAATGGGTACAAAATAATCAAGGGTACTACTGGTCGGAAGAAGAAATTGACGATAAACTACATGAAATTATGATTCGCTCCTTTAACTCAATTTATGATTTAGCAGAATCTAGACGTGTTGATATGCGATTAGCTGCATACATGATTGGGGTACGGAAAATGGCTGAAGCATCACGTTTCCGCGGTTGGGTATAA
- a CDS encoding genetic competence negative regulator, which produces MRIERLSDDQFTIFLTFDDLIERGFTTNDLWDDASSVRNLFSDMMYEASSELGFELEGMLLVQVHIMQAQGMHVIVTQKYDDMNWDEDFIEMKVTLDESKELIFSFPEFENIIQVSLYLTNLEINGGQVYHMDNRYYMLFKDEDLKDNDKEDVIAIMSEYSYPSIITSYRLKEYGKEIFNQDAVMQIMDKFY; this is translated from the coding sequence ATGCGTATTGAGCGATTGTCCGATGATCAATTTACCATATTTTTGACGTTTGATGACTTAATTGAACGGGGTTTTACTACAAATGATTTATGGGATGATGCATCAAGTGTCCGTAATTTATTTAGTGATATGATGTATGAGGCAAGTTCTGAGTTGGGTTTTGAGCTAGAGGGGATGCTGCTGGTTCAGGTGCATATTATGCAAGCACAAGGAATGCATGTCATTGTCACGCAGAAATATGATGATATGAATTGGGATGAAGACTTTATTGAAATGAAGGTTACATTAGATGAAAGCAAAGAATTAATTTTCTCTTTTCCGGAGTTTGAAAATATTATTCAAGTTTCTTTGTACTTAACGAATTTAGAAATAAATGGTGGTCAAGTATATCATATGGATAATCGATATTATATGTTATTTAAAGATGAGGATCTTAAAGATAATGATAAAGAAGACGTAATAGCGATTATGTCTGAGTACTCTTATCCAAGTATTATTACCTCCTATCGCCTAAAAGAATATGGAAAAGAAATTTTCAATCAAGATGCAGTAATGCAAATTATGGACAAATTTTATTAG
- a CDS encoding ECF transporter S component — protein MNTYKLTLLALLAALAIAGRLVFQIIPNVQPVTSLIIICGILLGPLSAFILAILTTFLSNMLLGMGIWTIWQIISWGLIGLLSGILSKFFKKLPLYVIVIFAFFSGYLYGFIISLTTYQVTGHFWPYYVAGLPFDTSHAIGNAIFVIIFYPIISSLMNKYAANRFSFRNTN, from the coding sequence TTGAATACGTATAAGTTAACACTGCTCGCACTTCTGGCGGCACTGGCAATTGCAGGCAGGCTTGTATTTCAAATCATACCAAATGTACAACCAGTTACGTCGCTAATTATTATTTGTGGGATATTACTAGGACCATTATCCGCTTTTATTCTAGCAATCCTAACAACATTTTTATCAAATATGCTGTTAGGTATGGGAATTTGGACAATATGGCAAATTATTTCATGGGGATTAATTGGCCTATTAAGTGGCATCTTAAGTAAATTCTTTAAAAAGCTTCCATTATATGTCATCGTAATTTTTGCTTTCTTTAGTGGGTATTTATATGGTTTTATTATTTCACTCACAACGTATCAAGTAACCGGTCACTTCTGGCCATATTATGTTGCAGGACTGCCTTTTGATACAAGTCATGCGATAGGTAATGCCATTTTTGTGATTATATTTTATCCAATAATCTCTTCTTTAATGAATAAATACGCAGCAAATCGATTCTCATTTCGAAATACCAATTAG
- a CDS encoding ferredoxin — protein sequence MAKFAIVDIETCIACGACGAAAPKIFSYDDEGLSYVLIDGNTGTKKISRLLVDDLYDAYEGCPTDSIKISDIPFNKEPTNV from the coding sequence ATGGCAAAATTTGCAATCGTAGATATTGAGACATGTATTGCTTGCGGTGCATGTGGGGCTGCTGCTCCCAAAATATTCAGCTACGACGATGAAGGCCTCTCATACGTTTTAATTGATGGAAATACAGGGACAAAGAAAATTTCCAGATTACTAGTAGACGACCTTTACGATGCTTATGAAGGGTGTCCAACTGATTCCATTAAAATTTCTGATATACCTTTCAATAAAGAGCCTACTAACGTGTAA
- a CDS encoding DUF4430 domain-containing protein, giving the protein MKKWLYPIITLFMVVGLLIGCSSEESENNNTTVSTNNTSQSEEVAEDSVRITVSINDGEEFVDEKEIVIEEGDILMDVMEKNFYIETEFDGTFITSIERVAASEEDKTAWMFFVNDEMATVGAAEYELTPGDKIVFDLQSWE; this is encoded by the coding sequence ATGAAAAAGTGGTTGTATCCGATAATTACTTTATTTATGGTAGTAGGTTTATTAATTGGTTGTTCATCAGAAGAAAGTGAGAACAATAATACTACCGTAAGCACGAATAATACCTCACAATCAGAAGAGGTTGCTGAAGATTCCGTTCGAATTACGGTTTCAATCAATGATGGGGAAGAGTTTGTAGACGAGAAAGAAATAGTTATCGAGGAAGGTGACATTTTAATGGATGTCATGGAGAAAAACTTCTATATCGAGACAGAATTTGATGGAACTTTTATTACATCAATCGAACGAGTTGCAGCTAGTGAGGAGGACAAGACTGCTTGGATGTTCTTTGTAAATGATGAAATGGCAACTGTTGGAGCGGCAGAATATGAATTGACTCCAGGGGATAAAATCGTCTTTGATTTACAGTCATGGGAATAA
- the prsW gene encoding glutamic-type intramembrane protease PrsW produces the protein MFAILSAGLAPIIGLMSYFYLKDRVTEPLSLIFRAFIFGALLVFPIMFIQYALETEGISNNIFIQSFFFVAFFEEFFKWFIFLFVMYNHSQFDDHYDGIVYAVAISLGFASLENVLYLFTNGIEYAMLRAFFPVSSHALFGVIMGYYFGKAKLTNFHTRWNIFLALFIPFILHGIYNYILKSLASSWSYYLIPFMILLWFIALHRVKIANQPAKN, from the coding sequence ATGTTTGCGATCTTATCTGCGGGATTGGCCCCAATTATCGGATTAATGTCCTATTTCTATTTGAAGGACCGTGTTACCGAACCACTTTCATTAATATTTAGAGCGTTTATTTTTGGAGCGTTATTAGTATTTCCAATTATGTTTATCCAATATGCACTTGAAACAGAAGGTATCAGTAATAATATTTTTATTCAATCTTTTTTCTTTGTTGCTTTTTTTGAGGAATTTTTCAAGTGGTTTATCTTTCTGTTTGTTATGTATAATCATTCACAATTTGATGATCATTATGATGGAATTGTTTATGCAGTTGCGATTAGTCTTGGATTTGCTTCATTGGAAAATGTTTTATATTTATTTACAAATGGCATTGAGTATGCCATGTTACGGGCTTTTTTCCCTGTATCCTCTCATGCACTTTTTGGTGTTATCATGGGCTATTATTTTGGAAAGGCAAAACTAACAAATTTCCACACGAGATGGAATATATTTCTGGCATTGTTTATTCCATTCATCCTGCATGGAATATATAACTATATTCTTAAATCGCTTGCAAGTTCTTGGAGCTATTATTTAATTCCGTTTATGATTCTCCTATGGTTTATTGCTTTACATCGAGTAAAAATCGCGAATCAACCCGCTAAAAATTAA
- a CDS encoding helix-turn-helix domain-containing protein, translating into MIFHCILLECCKQIQTERTASSTYHLLKGRRSIQTVQDAHLYKLERYFGIYNKLSRKHFNHTMDELQLKGLLNRINPDKIVFETTPAATEWLDVNKRIAFPFESYAGLAYHEITEIFLERLLLLIQTLTNSKMQYYSFIPVIDKPVIEKWVKKVYRKVKNQEAKYLNAIFQELRSILQHFSNEEAGLFIDRLTGYKSYGMSINQLSKKYELSIDDVQLIIVNMIHRLLSVLHNENDKYPFLSFIINDLTSATLLSNSAFHTSQLLLQGYSVEKIASIRDLKINTIHDHLIEIALYETNFPLHHYVDNLEQQEILNAIKLTNSSKLKEIKRRVNDDISYFQIRLILALQNKQFK; encoded by the coding sequence ATGATATTTCATTGTATTCTACTCGAATGTTGTAAGCAAATCCAAACCGAAAGAACTGCTTCAAGCACCTATCATTTGCTTAAAGGGAGGCGGTCCATTCAAACAGTACAGGATGCACATCTCTATAAACTGGAACGTTATTTCGGTATTTATAATAAATTATCGAGAAAACATTTTAATCATACGATGGACGAGTTACAATTAAAAGGACTCCTGAATCGAATTAATCCCGATAAAATTGTCTTTGAAACCACTCCCGCAGCTACAGAGTGGCTTGATGTCAATAAACGAATTGCATTTCCATTTGAATCTTATGCTGGGCTGGCTTACCATGAAATAACAGAAATATTCCTTGAACGACTATTGCTTCTAATTCAAACCCTAACAAATAGTAAAATGCAATATTACTCTTTTATTCCAGTAATTGATAAACCAGTAATTGAAAAGTGGGTGAAGAAGGTTTATCGTAAAGTAAAAAATCAAGAAGCAAAATATCTGAATGCTATATTTCAAGAACTTCGCAGCATATTACAACATTTTTCCAATGAGGAAGCAGGTCTATTTATTGACCGACTAACAGGGTATAAAAGTTATGGGATGAGTATCAATCAACTATCTAAGAAATATGAATTATCTATAGATGATGTCCAATTAATAATTGTAAATATGATTCACCGTTTGCTATCAGTATTACATAATGAAAACGACAAATATCCTTTTCTGTCATTTATCATAAATGATTTAACAAGTGCTACACTTCTATCAAACTCAGCTTTTCATACTTCACAATTATTACTGCAGGGTTATTCAGTAGAAAAAATAGCAAGCATACGTGATTTAAAGATTAATACGATTCATGATCATTTAATCGAAATTGCTTTATATGAAACAAATTTTCCTTTACATCATTATGTAGACAATTTAGAGCAACAGGAAATCTTAAATGCAATCAAGCTAACGAATTCTTCAAAATTGAAGGAAATAAAACGTCGGGTTAATGATGATATCAGTTATTTTCAAATCCGACTTATTTTAGCTTTACAGAATAAACAATTTAAATAG
- a CDS encoding RecQ family ATP-dependent DNA helicase, with the protein MNQQLTLEQELNKYFNYSSFRLGQKEIIEDILQGNDVLGILPTGSGKSICYQLPAMLLEGVTIVVSPLISLMIDQVKQLKAIQIKRVVALNSFMDLDERKMIYKNIQSYKLIYISPELLQQKEIIRLLQQSNISLFVIDEAHCISQWGHEFRPDYLKLNSIIEKLNHPRTLALSATATPEVQQDIIHLLNKPKMVKHIYPMDRTNLTFCVEKVNDEQEKMDHIVQLLSAYHVPTLIYFSSRMVSENIAKLLSEKLPNHNIAFYHGGMEQMDRITIQQQFMNDQLDVICCTSAFGMGINKANIRFIIHYHLPLQIESYIQEVGRAGRDGESSVCLLLFSNNDFYIPLNLIKNELPSEEILSSIFRYLYRLYTERRVLPTNEVEIENLFQLTETQWRFLRYQIEKHGMIAGNRINFNEEEWKQIYQKIEQLINDRNSIKEKKLNEILQWVHEKGCLRKSLYKSFQPYYTEVKEKCCSNCGFSWSEWNPVKMNIRLVDESNWESRLRKLLLIGENENLSTIQHQNRFRKDEV; encoded by the coding sequence ATGAACCAGCAATTGACATTAGAGCAGGAATTGAATAAATACTTTAACTATTCTTCTTTCCGATTAGGACAGAAGGAAATCATCGAGGATATTTTACAGGGGAATGATGTTCTCGGTATTCTGCCAACAGGTTCAGGAAAATCGATATGCTATCAGCTGCCGGCAATGCTTTTAGAAGGGGTCACTATAGTTGTATCTCCACTTATTTCATTAATGATTGATCAAGTAAAACAGTTAAAAGCAATACAGATTAAACGGGTCGTTGCATTGAATAGTTTTATGGACCTGGATGAACGTAAAATGATATATAAAAATATCCAATCCTATAAGCTTATCTATATTTCCCCAGAATTATTACAACAGAAAGAGATTATTCGTTTATTACAGCAATCCAATATAAGTCTATTTGTTATTGATGAAGCGCACTGTATTTCTCAATGGGGACATGAGTTTAGACCAGATTATTTAAAGTTGAATTCGATAATTGAAAAATTAAACCATCCTAGAACATTAGCCTTAAGTGCAACTGCTACTCCAGAGGTACAACAAGATATTATTCACTTACTAAATAAACCAAAGATGGTAAAACATATTTATCCAATGGACCGGACGAATTTAACGTTTTGCGTCGAAAAAGTGAACGATGAGCAGGAAAAGATGGATCACATAGTTCAGCTATTAAGTGCCTACCATGTGCCCACCCTAATTTATTTTTCAAGTAGAATGGTTTCCGAAAACATTGCGAAACTACTCTCAGAAAAACTTCCAAATCATAATATTGCATTTTATCACGGTGGTATGGAGCAAATGGATAGGATCACAATTCAACAACAGTTTATGAATGATCAATTAGATGTAATCTGTTGTACAAGTGCATTTGGTATGGGGATTAACAAGGCTAATATTCGATTCATCATTCATTACCATTTACCGCTGCAAATTGAGTCCTACATCCAAGAGGTCGGGAGGGCGGGTAGAGATGGCGAATCCAGTGTCTGTTTATTATTATTTTCTAATAATGATTTCTACATTCCTTTAAATTTAATTAAAAACGAACTACCATCAGAAGAAATATTATCTTCTATTTTCCGGTATTTATATCGTTTATACACTGAGCGACGAGTATTACCAACGAATGAAGTTGAAATTGAAAATTTATTTCAATTAACCGAAACTCAGTGGCGATTTTTACGTTATCAAATCGAAAAACATGGTATGATTGCAGGTAATCGTATAAACTTCAACGAGGAAGAGTGGAAGCAGATTTATCAGAAGATCGAGCAGCTAATCAACGATAGAAACTCCATAAAAGAGAAAAAATTAAATGAAATATTGCAGTGGGTTCATGAAAAAGGTTGTTTGCGTAAAAGTTTATATAAAAGTTTCCAGCCTTATTATACTGAAGTAAAGGAAAAATGCTGCAGTAATTGTGGTTTTTCTTGGTCAGAATGGAATCCAGTTAAAATGAATATTAGGTTAGTCGATGAATCCAATTGGGAAAGCAGGCTAAGAAAGCTACTTTTAATAGGGGAAAATGAAAATTTATCAACCATTCAACATCAAAATCGCTTCCGTAAAGATGAGGTGTAG